Proteins encoded by one window of Triplophysa rosa linkage group LG19, Trosa_1v2, whole genome shotgun sequence:
- the st6galnac4 gene encoding alpha-N-acetyl-neuraminyl-2,3-beta-galactosyl-1,3-N-acetyl-galactosaminide alpha-2,6-sialyltransferase isoform X2 codes for MRGMFQWVCLLLLSLCLVLWYNHMTMFGFFLRKGLHGYVRVPSSNYLRSHLLKFHCGRCAVVSSSGQMLGGGKGQEIDRHDCVIRMNAAPTIRFEADVGNKTTLRVVSHTSVPHLVRQQRFFFGQEADTRYVVWGPEINMKQDGKGKIFNALVKLARKYPRTQIYTVTREKIEYCDSVFQNETGKNRMRSGAYLSTGFFTMILALETCDSTLVYGMIDGSYCSKANHSSVPYHYYESSRLDECGMYRVHEHARRGGHRFVTEKVIYKRWAAQGNLRFVYPSWST; via the exons ATGAGGGGCATG TTTCAGTGGGTATGCCTCCTTCTTCTGTCTCTCTGCCTGGTGCTATGGTACAATCATATGACCATGTTTGGGTTTTTCTTGAGAAAGGGTCTCCATGGTTACGTGAGGGTTCCTTCAAGCAATTACTTGAGGTCACAT ttgCTGAAGTTCCATTGCGGGCGTTGCGCCGTAGTGTCCAGTTCAGGACAAATGTTGGGTGGTGGCAAAGGTCAGGAGATTGACAGACATGATTGTGTGATACGCATGAACGCAGCGCCCACCATCAGATTCGAGGCTGATGTGGGGAATAAGACCACCCTGCGGGTCGTCTCGCACACCAGCGTGCCACATCTGGTACGCCAGCAGAGGTTTTTCTTCGGGCAAGAGGCAGACACCCGATACGTTGTGTGGGGCCCTGAAATAAACATGAAGCAAGATGGAAAAGGGAAGATCTTCAATGCGCTAGTGAAGCTGGCCAGGAAGTACCCGCGCACGCAAATCTACACTGTCACCAGAGAAAAGATTGAGTACTGTGACTCTGTGTTTCAAAATGAAACAGGGAAGAACAG gATGAGATCAGGAGCATACCTCAGTACAGGGTTTTTTACTATGATATTAGCCCTGGAGACGTGTGACAGTACTCTGGTATACGGGATGATTGACGGATCTTACTGCAG TAAGGCCAACCACTCCTCGGTTCCGTACCACTACTACGAGTCATCCCGTCTGGACGAGTGTGGCATGTACCGTGTTCATGAGCATGCTAGAAGGGGCGGCCATCGCTTCGTCACAGAAAAAGTGATTTACAAACGCTGGGCAGCGCAGGGGAATCTACGGTTTGTTTATCCGTCCTGGTCGACATAA
- the st6galnac4 gene encoding alpha-N-acetyl-neuraminyl-2,3-beta-galactosyl-1,3-N-acetyl-galactosaminide alpha-2,6-sialyltransferase isoform X3, translating into MRGMLLKFHCGRCAVVSSSGQMLGGGKGQEIDRHDCVIRMNAAPTIRFEADVGNKTTLRVVSHTSVPHLVRQQRFFFGQEADTRYVVWGPEINMKQDGKGKIFNALVKLARKYPRTQIYTVTREKIEYCDSVFQNETGKNRMRSGAYLSTGFFTMILALETCDSTLVYGMIDGSYCSKANHSSVPYHYYESSRLDECGMYRVHEHARRGGHRFVTEKVIYKRWAAQGNLRFVYPSWST; encoded by the exons ATGAGGGGCATG ttgCTGAAGTTCCATTGCGGGCGTTGCGCCGTAGTGTCCAGTTCAGGACAAATGTTGGGTGGTGGCAAAGGTCAGGAGATTGACAGACATGATTGTGTGATACGCATGAACGCAGCGCCCACCATCAGATTCGAGGCTGATGTGGGGAATAAGACCACCCTGCGGGTCGTCTCGCACACCAGCGTGCCACATCTGGTACGCCAGCAGAGGTTTTTCTTCGGGCAAGAGGCAGACACCCGATACGTTGTGTGGGGCCCTGAAATAAACATGAAGCAAGATGGAAAAGGGAAGATCTTCAATGCGCTAGTGAAGCTGGCCAGGAAGTACCCGCGCACGCAAATCTACACTGTCACCAGAGAAAAGATTGAGTACTGTGACTCTGTGTTTCAAAATGAAACAGGGAAGAACAG gATGAGATCAGGAGCATACCTCAGTACAGGGTTTTTTACTATGATATTAGCCCTGGAGACGTGTGACAGTACTCTGGTATACGGGATGATTGACGGATCTTACTGCAG TAAGGCCAACCACTCCTCGGTTCCGTACCACTACTACGAGTCATCCCGTCTGGACGAGTGTGGCATGTACCGTGTTCATGAGCATGCTAGAAGGGGCGGCCATCGCTTCGTCACAGAAAAAGTGATTTACAAACGCTGGGCAGCGCAGGGGAATCTACGGTTTGTTTATCCGTCCTGGTCGACATAA
- the st6galnac4 gene encoding alpha-N-acetyl-neuraminyl-2,3-beta-galactosyl-1,3-N-acetyl-galactosaminide alpha-2,6-sialyltransferase isoform X1 gives MRGMKFQWVCLLLLSLCLVLWYNHMTMFGFFLRKGLHGYVRVPSSNYLRSHLLKFHCGRCAVVSSSGQMLGGGKGQEIDRHDCVIRMNAAPTIRFEADVGNKTTLRVVSHTSVPHLVRQQRFFFGQEADTRYVVWGPEINMKQDGKGKIFNALVKLARKYPRTQIYTVTREKIEYCDSVFQNETGKNRMRSGAYLSTGFFTMILALETCDSTLVYGMIDGSYCSKANHSSVPYHYYESSRLDECGMYRVHEHARRGGHRFVTEKVIYKRWAAQGNLRFVYPSWST, from the exons ATGAGGGGCATG AAGTTTCAGTGGGTATGCCTCCTTCTTCTGTCTCTCTGCCTGGTGCTATGGTACAATCATATGACCATGTTTGGGTTTTTCTTGAGAAAGGGTCTCCATGGTTACGTGAGGGTTCCTTCAAGCAATTACTTGAGGTCACAT ttgCTGAAGTTCCATTGCGGGCGTTGCGCCGTAGTGTCCAGTTCAGGACAAATGTTGGGTGGTGGCAAAGGTCAGGAGATTGACAGACATGATTGTGTGATACGCATGAACGCAGCGCCCACCATCAGATTCGAGGCTGATGTGGGGAATAAGACCACCCTGCGGGTCGTCTCGCACACCAGCGTGCCACATCTGGTACGCCAGCAGAGGTTTTTCTTCGGGCAAGAGGCAGACACCCGATACGTTGTGTGGGGCCCTGAAATAAACATGAAGCAAGATGGAAAAGGGAAGATCTTCAATGCGCTAGTGAAGCTGGCCAGGAAGTACCCGCGCACGCAAATCTACACTGTCACCAGAGAAAAGATTGAGTACTGTGACTCTGTGTTTCAAAATGAAACAGGGAAGAACAG gATGAGATCAGGAGCATACCTCAGTACAGGGTTTTTTACTATGATATTAGCCCTGGAGACGTGTGACAGTACTCTGGTATACGGGATGATTGACGGATCTTACTGCAG TAAGGCCAACCACTCCTCGGTTCCGTACCACTACTACGAGTCATCCCGTCTGGACGAGTGTGGCATGTACCGTGTTCATGAGCATGCTAGAAGGGGCGGCCATCGCTTCGTCACAGAAAAAGTGATTTACAAACGCTGGGCAGCGCAGGGGAATCTACGGTTTGTTTATCCGTCCTGGTCGACATAA